A genomic region of Metopolophium dirhodum isolate CAU chromosome 1, ASM1992520v1, whole genome shotgun sequence contains the following coding sequences:
- the LOC132935371 gene encoding uncharacterized protein LOC132935371 produces MYSEEEIKLLAELRRKRGVVKAALTRAQTFVSNFVIGEQAVSLLEFRQEELPQINRKFDDIQSQIELITIEDTVEAETERNKFEELYFMIRSQMQEIIKADKASNTSVHNASHIFSSSGHRNQLPPIPLPSFDGNIQEWSSFFDIFRVIVHEGNEYSDAQKFYYLRSCLQGQALDLVRSIPINDGNYSVVVERLKQRYDNPSLVIQSHIRSLLECPRIEEPSASALQELYSHVSTHVAALSALDQPIEHWDAWLITIVTGRLDRSTGHGWQLHLRNTDLPKYSDLESFLASRCVALEGSEAVSLNQGGSKVIPNNSGTRYSKQNQLKEAQLTRSVSNKKFGAHSRGALVAASEVKEKCAYCTSMHRLYTCSSFKNLSVGDRINFVRETKLCFNCLHPAHAADKCRSRYNCFVCKGKHNTLLHYERKGESSKSVSDEDTPEEGVASSSNQTGSKKVLLVHQGHGHVFLSTAVVLVRDHQGVRRKCHAILDSGSQVNFISKGLAKQLQLPAARSSIPVSGIGANTLQSSTYVDVHVESRFGSSSFNLSCHTLPVIMSQLQPVRPPVEGWTIPSELLPQLADPHFCDSKQIDLLIGGGAFFDILQPSRIQLDVKMLYLQDSKLGWIVTGELSHTCLLSVGRSLEKESKAILGHEDVLYDKQSKANQCSIEENHALEHFQSTFRRNEEGRFVLQLPVKTDLTNLGQSVNSATSRFLSMERKLQQDADLRIEYTKFMKDYLEMGHMQEVVKESNIPKRSCYLPHHAVFKSSSLTTKIRIVFDASARTSSGLSLNDVLMRGPKTQEDIFSILTRFRKYQYVISSDIEKMFRQVAVAEQDWDLQRIFWRNNPSEALRTYRLVTVTYGTKPASFMTTQCLVTLAQQAYEHFPRAADAITKDFYMDDLMTGGETEAECIQLHQEITSILASAKLPLRKWCSNSSYVLGHIGKNVRDPLFTLELGDEEMVKSLGLCWNPVLDEFRFNVIPTPARSKLTKRTLLSDLNKVFDPIGFIAPILVKGKIFLQQVWALKIDWDSPLSSDIHDRWMSFHKDLEKLQNISIPRKVLPKPNEFQIHGFCDASQEAYGACIYVRSHCSENTWQVRLLCARSRVAPIKGSTIPRLELNGALVLAQLLQKLTDAWEIDRHKCHLWIDSTVVLSWLNAQSNRLKVYVSNRVNQILELTNASQWNYVRTDKNPADMISRGTNVTEISASKLWWNGPDWLGISDELWEKVPRNILKEEEIPEQRTIQFALVGVQSNQELVQHYSSWSRLKRATAWLKRFVEYLRTRGVPSEVYLSVRELQAAEVCILKQVQAECFLDELRSLESQGELNLKSKLKSLRPFIKEGLILVGGRLNNSGLSMLQRHPIVLPTNHKVTRLIFEQIHLEQLHCGPQALLAEVRRRYWPLRSRVMARSVVSRCVKCTRAKPTFNAPLMAPLPKERVQVARPFAVTGVDFAGPIIIRSGIRRVIGVKAWIAVFVCFTTRAVHLEMVEDLSSQAFLASLRRFTARRGLCSTIFSDNGTNFVGARRELYMHVKAAHPQIAQRGIEWRFNPPSAPHFGGLWESAVKSAKHHLTRMMSDAKLTIGELSTLLCQIEACLNSRPLTPMSSDPSDLEVLTPAHFLVGSPISLPPEVDLRQEPLNSLKRWKYVQALMQHFWRRWSSEYLPQLQIRGKWSSNKTPLKIGDIAIIRDENTPPTKWKLGRVVNVHPGNDGIIRVVTMRLGSGAELKRPTVKLCRLPTDKDINIDADEEVVEK; encoded by the coding sequence ATGTACAGCGAAGAGGAAATAAAATTGTTAGCAGAGCTAAGAAGGAAACGAGGTGTTGTCAAAGCAGCCCTCACACGTGCCCAAACCTTTGTTTCAAACTTCGTTATCGGTGAGCAAGCAGTCTCATTACTCGAGTTCAGGCAGGAGGAGCTGCCACAAATAAACAGGAAGTTTGATGATATTCAGTCTCAAATCGAATTGATTACTATTGAAGATACTGTAGAAGCTGAAACCGAGAGGAATAAGTTTGAAgaactatattttatgataagatCACAGATGCAAGAAATTATCAAGGCAGATAAGGCATCAAACACTTCTGTTCACAATGCTTCGCACATTTTCAGCAGTTCAGGACATCGGAATCAGCTGCCACCAATACCACTGCCATCGTTCGATGGAAACATACAAGAATGGTCTTCATTCTTCGATATTTTCCGTGTTATAGTACATGAAGGAAATGAATATTCAGATGCTCAGAAGTTTTATTATTTGCGTTCGTGTTTACAAGGGCAAGCATTAGACTTGGTGCGTTCTATTCCTATCAACGACGGCAACTATTCGGTAGTTGTTGAAAGGCTTAAGCAACGATACGACAACCCTAGTCTTGTAATTCAGTCGCACATACGATCGCTTCTTGAATGTCCAAGAATTGAAGAACCATCAGCATCAGCGCTGCAAGAACTTTATTCGCATGTAAGCACTCATGTTGCCGCACTGAGCGCGCTTGACCAACCAATCGAACACTGGGATGCGTGGTTAATCACTATAGTTACAGGACGTCTTGACAGAAGCACCGGGCACGGATGGCAACTACATCTGAGAAACACTGATTTACCCAAGTACTCGGACCTCGAATCGTTTCTGGCTAGCCGGTGTGTGGCGTTAGAAGGTTCAGAAGCAGTAAGTTTAAATCAAGGGGGATCTAAGGTTATTCCAAATAATTCGGGCACAAGgtattcaaaacaaaatcaattgaAGGAAGCTCAACTCACCCGATCAGTGAGTAATAAGAAGTTCGGAGCCCACTCAAGAGGTGCTCTTGTAGCAGCATCCGAAGTAAAAGAAAAATGCGCATACTGCACAAGCATGCACAGGTTGTATACATGTAGCAGTTTTAAGAACCTTTCAGTCGGAGATCGAATTAATTTTGTACGTGAAACTAAGCTATGTTTCAACTGTCTTCATCCAGCACATGCAGCTGACAAATGCAGATCAAGATATAATTGTTTTGTCTGCAAGGGGAAGCACAATACTTTACTTCATTATGAAAGAAAAGGGGAATCTTCGAAATCTGTGAGTGACGAGGACACGCCTGAAGAAGGTGTAGCTTCGTCTTCGAACCAAACTGGCTCAAAAAAGGTATTACTAGTTCATCAAGGACATGGCCACGTATTCTTGTCAACAGCAGTAGTTCTAGTAAGGGACCATCAAGGCGTGCGTAGGAAATGCCATGCCATACTAGATAGTGGTTCGCAGGTTAACTTCATATCCAAGGGACTAGCAAAACAACTACAATTACCAGCTGCAAGGTCGTCGATTCCAGTTAGTGGCATAGGAGCAAACACACTCCAGTCTAGTACCTATGTTGATGTACATGTTGAATCCAGATTTGGTTCATCGAGTTTCAACTTATCTTGTCATACCTTACCTGTTATCATGTCACAACTACAACCTGTTCGTCCTCCAGTGGAAGGCTGGACAATTCCAAGTGAGCTATTACCACAGCTAGCTGACCCTCATTTCTGTGATTCCAAACAAATCGATTTATTGATTGGAGGTGGTGCATTCTTTGACATATTGCAGCCAAGTCGTATACAGCTGGATGTGAAGATGCTATATCTGCAGGACAGCAAGTTGGGTTGGATAGTCACAGGTGAGTTGAGCCACACATGTCTGCTAAGTGTTGGCAGGTCGTTGGAAAAGGAATCTAAGGCAATTCTCGGCCACGAGGATGTTTTGTACGACAAACAATCAAAGGCAAACCAGTGTTCTATCGAAGAAAACCATGCGCTCGAACATTTTCAGTCCACATTTAGACGAAATGAGGAAGGTCGTTTCGTGCTGCAATTACCCGTCAAAACAGACCTAACTAATTTAGGTCAGAGTGTCAACTCAGCTACATCTAGGTTTCTCAGTATGGAGAGAAAACTACAGCAAGATGCAGACTTGCGAATTGAGTACACGAAGTTCATGAAAGATTATCTGGAGATGGGCCATATGCAAGAAGTTGTGAAGGAATCGAATATTCCTAAGCGATCATGCTACTTACCACACCATGCAGTATTCAAGAGCTCAAGTTTAACAACTAAAATTCGAATCGTTTTTGACGCCTCAGCGAGAACTTCTTCAGGGTTGTCACTCAACGACGTATTGATGCGAGGCCCAAAGACGCAGGAGGACATATTCTCAATTCTTACGCGTTTTAGAAAATATCAATATGTGATTTCGTCTGACATTGAGAAGATGTTCCGACAAGTAGCTGTGGCAGAACAAGACTGGGATCTCCAACGGATTTTCTGGCGAAATAATCCTAGTGAAGCTTTGCGGACCTATCGATTGGTCACCGTAACTTATGGTACAAAACCAGCCTCGTTCATGACAACGCAGTGCTTGGTAACGTTGGCACAACAAGCGTACGAACATTTTCCCAGAGCTGCGGACGCGATAACGAAGGATTTTTATATGGATGATCTTATGACGGGAGGTGAAACCGAAGCTGAATGTATTCAATTGCACCAAGAGATAACGTCAATTCTAGCCTCAGCAAAATTACCTCTAAGAAAGTGGTGTTCGAATTCCTCTTACGTCTTGGGACATATTGGTAAAAATGTCAGGGACCCCTTATTCACCTTGGAATTAGGAGATGAAGAAATGGTCAAGTCTCTCGGCTTATGTTGGAACCCAGTACTTGATGAGTTCAGGTTCAATGTCATACCAACTCCAGCACGATCAAAATTGACCAAAAGAACACTGCTATCCGATTTGAACAAGGTGTTTGACCCCATAGGTTTTATAGCCCCAATACTCGTAAAGGGAAAGATATTTTTACAGCAGGTATGGGCTTTGAAAATTGATTGGGATAGTCCCTTGTCTTCAGACATTCATGATCGGTGGATGTCATTCCATAAGGATTTAGAGAAACTGCAAAATATATCCATCCCAAGAAAGGTTCTACCAAAACCAAATGAATTCCAAATACACGGATTCTGTGATGCGTCGCAAGAAGCCTATGGGGCTTGCATATATGTACGATCGCACTGTTCTGAAAATACGTGGCAGGTTCGACTGCTGTGTGCTAGGAGTCGTGTAGCGCCAATAAAGGGTTCAACAATTCCTCGTCTTGAACTGAATGGTGCCTTGGTATTAGCACAATTACTCCAAAAGCTAACGGATGCTTGGGAAATTGATCGTCATAAGTGTCATTTGTGGATAGATTCCACTGTAGTTCTTAGTTGGTTAAATGCACAATCCAATCGATTAAAGGTGTACGTCAGCAATCGCGTTAATCAGATCTTAGAGCTTACAAATGCATCGCAATGGAATTATGTAAGAACAGATAAGAACCCTGCTGATATGATATCTCGAGGTACTAATGTAACGGAGATAAGTGCTTCTAAACTTTGGTGGAATGGACCTGATTGGTTAGGCATATCAGACGAGTTGTGGGAAAAGGTCCCAAGAAATATATTGAAGGAAGAAGAAATACCTGAGCAACGCACAATACAATTTGCATTAGTTGGAGTTCAATCTAATCAAGAGTTGGTCCAACATTACTCCTCCTGGTCACGACTGAAGAGAGCAACAGCTTGGTTAAAAAGATTTGTAGAATATTTGAGAACAAGAGGGGTACCAAGTGAAGTTTATTTGTCTGTAAGAGAACTGCAAGCGGCCGAAGTATGTATACTGAAACAAGTCCAAGCCGAATGTTTCCTTGATGAGTTACGATCTCTGGAATCTCAAGGGGAGTTGAACCTAAAAAGTAAACTGAAGTCCCTACGTCCATTTATAAAGGAAGGACTAATCTTGGTTGGTGGACGTTTGAACAATTCTGGGTTGTCAATGTTACAAAGGCACCCGATCGTGTTGCCCACAAATCATAAGGTGACTCGGttaatatttgaacaaataCATTTAGAGCAATTACATTGTGGGCCTCAAGCTTTGCTTGCTGAGGTGAGACGAAGGTACTGGCCGTTAAGAAGTCGAGTGATGGCTCGTTCCGTGGTATCACGTTGCGTGAAATGCACCCGAGCCAAACCAACATTTAATGCTCCCTTGATGGCTCCATTACCCAAGGAAAGGGTCCAAGTCGCACGACCGTTCGCTGTTACTGGGGTCGATTTTGCTGGACCAATCATCATAAGAAGCGGTATAAGGCGAGTGATAGGCGTGAAGGCCTGGATAGCCGTTTTCGTATGTTTTACCACAAGAGCAGTTCATTTGGAGATGGTGGAAGATCTATCGAGCCAAGCCTTCCTGGCATCGTTGCGTCGATTCACGGCGCGTAGAGGCTTATGTTCAACAATATTTAGCGATAACGGTACAAATTTCGTTGGAGCAAGAAGAGAGCTGTACATGCATGTAAAGGCTGCTCATCCACAGATAGCCCAGAGAGGTATTGAATGGAGATTTAACCCACCATCAGCACCACATTTCGGTGGCCTATGGGAGAGTGCGGTTAAAAGTGCAAAACACCATTTAACCCGTATGATGAGTGATGCCAAGCTAACTATTGGTGAATTATCAACACTATTGTGCCAGATAGAAGCTTGCCTTAACTCACGACCGCTGACCCCAATGAGCAGCGACCCATCTGACTTAGAGGTACTAACCCCAGCTCATTTCCTTGTAGGCAGTCCTATCTCGTTACCTCCTGAGGTCGACCTGAGACAGGAACCATTGAATAGTCTTAAAAGATGGAAGTATGTACAGGCGTTAATGCAACATTTTTGGCGAAGATGGTCTAGCGAATATTTACCTCAGTTACAAATTAGAGGAAAATGGAGTAGTAATAAAACTCCATTAAAAATTGGTGATATTGCTATTATAAGGGATGAAAACACACCACCCACAAAATGGAAACTGGGAAGAGTAGTTAACGTGCATCCTGGTAATGACGGGATCATAAGAGTAGTAACAATGCGCCTCGGATCCGGGGCAGAATTGAAGCGTCCGACAGTCAAACTATGCCGACTACCAACAGACAAGGACATAAATATAGATGCAGACGAAGaggtagttgaaaaataa